The sequence CGGGAGGTATCCCTTTTATCACACCTCCTTTAGAGGAAGTTACCCTGCAGGAAATTCTTGAATTTGTTGACGGGGTTTTAATTACGGGGGGGCCGGACGTGGATCCGCTCCTTTTTGGAGAGGATCCGGTAAAGGAACTGGGAGAAGTCAGCCCGGCCAGGGATAAGGCGGAAATTTTTCTCGTAAAGGAAGCGTTTAACAGAGGTTTGCCCGTTATGGGCATCTGCAGGGGAATTCAGGTGATAAACGTGGCACTCGGGGGGAGCCTTTATCAGGATTTACCCTCCCAGCTTAAAGGCTCTATAAAACATTCCCAGAGCGCACCCAGATGGTACGCTACACACACGGTAAAGGTTCAGAAAGGGACGATCCTTTTTGAAATCTTTAATTCCGAAGAGGTAAAGGTAAACAGCTTCCACCACCAGGCTATAAAAAATATTTCTCCCAATCTTAAAGCGGTAGCCTATGCTCCTGACGGTGTGGTGGAAGCGGTGGAAGCGGTATCTCAGGACAAATTTATCCTGGGACTTCAGTGGCATCCCGAAGGCATGTGGCAGAAAGACCCGGTTCAATTAAAACCCTTTGAGAGGTTCATTGAGGAAATAAAAAGGAGGAAAGGTAGATGAAGATATTCATTTCTGCCGATATGGAGGGTATTTCGGGGGTAGTTTCTTCAAGCCATACGGAGCCCGGAAATAAAGATTACGACAGGATGAGGCTTTTAATGACAAAAGAGGTAAATGCGGTTATTCAGGCGGCCTTTGACTTCGGGGCAACGGAAGTGGTTGTAAACGATTCTCATAATAATATGGACAATATCCTGATAGAAGAACTGGATAAAAGAGCGGTTCTTATTAGCGGAAGTCCCAAACCTCTAAGCATGATGGAAGGGATAGATGAAAGTTATAAGGCGGTTTTCTTTGTGGGTTACCATGCGAGGGCGGGAACGGATAATGCAATTATGGATCATACCTACACATCAAAGGTGATGTTTGCTAAAATAAACGGGAGGGAAATGAGCGAGGCGGGCCTCAATGGAAGGCTTGCTGGATATTTTGGTGTTCCGGTAGCCCTTATCACCGGAGATCAAAATGCCGTCCTCTGCGCAAGG is a genomic window of Thermovenabulum gondwanense containing:
- a CDS encoding M55 family metallopeptidase, whose product is MKIFISADMEGISGVVSSSHTEPGNKDYDRMRLLMTKEVNAVIQAAFDFGATEVVVNDSHNNMDNILIEELDKRAVLISGSPKPLSMMEGIDESYKAVFFVGYHARAGTDNAIMDHTYTSKVMFAKINGREMSEAGLNGRLAGYFGVPVALITGDQNAVLCAREELHRDIIGVVVKEAVGRYAAKVFPFDIVKSKIEEGVKEALLKIDSFKPVKEEGPVELEVSFFRTVMADMTLLIPGTKKKDPRTVIYTARDYLEAYKVFRAMLAISPGIN
- a CDS encoding gamma-glutamyl-gamma-aminobutyrate hydrolase family protein, translating into MRPKIALTSSYIEEKAVLNEGYYLAVEKAGGIPFITPPLEEVTLQEILEFVDGVLITGGPDVDPLLFGEDPVKELGEVSPARDKAEIFLVKEAFNRGLPVMGICRGIQVINVALGGSLYQDLPSQLKGSIKHSQSAPRWYATHTVKVQKGTILFEIFNSEEVKVNSFHHQAIKNISPNLKAVAYAPDGVVEAVEAVSQDKFILGLQWHPEGMWQKDPVQLKPFERFIEEIKRRKGR